From the genome of Labedella gwakjiensis:
GTGGCTCGGCGCCGCCCTGGTGCTCACCGGCGTCATCACCGGGATCCTCTCCGGCCTCATGGGAGTGGGCGGAGGCATCATCGTCGTACCCGTGCTCATCGTCCTGTTCGGGGCGAGCGACCTCATCGCGAAGGGCACGTCGCTGCTCATGATGGTGCCCGGGTCGATCTCCGCGACGATCGGCAACGGCCGCCGCAAGAACGTCGACCTCCGGGTCGCTGCGATCATCGGGCTGTCCGCGTGCGTCGCCTCGCCGCTCGGACTTCTCACCGCGACGTCGATCTCGCCGTTCTGGTCGAACGTCGGCTTCTCGGTCCTCATGATCGGCGTCATCACGCAGCTGCTCGTGAAGCACATCCGCGGTCGCCGCCGCGCGGCATAAGCACAACAACCGATAGACAACCTCTCGAAAATAGAGGCACGGCGCGTCGTGTGTCTACCCTCTGGTGGACAAAAATCTGACGTCATAGGTTTTCCCCGAGGAGGTCTCGCATCGGTCGCCGATGCGAGGGCAGGGGGTCGGCGTTCGGGTCGTCGGCTCCCTGCGTCGTTCCCTTAGCCGTCGAGGACGATCGACTGGATCGCCGAGGCCGCGGCCCCACGGGCCCATTCGTCGAAGCCCGACACGTCCGCGATCAGGTCCACGGGAGCCGCGAGCGGGTCGCGGTCACGGTCGAGGGCCGAGCGCACCACGTCCCCCACCACGTCGAGGAGGCCGATGCCCTCCCCCGAGACGACGATGTCGTTCACCGAGGTGAGATTGGCCACGAGGGCGAGGAGCCGCCCGAGGGCCACGCCCGAGGCACCGACGACCGCGCGGGCCTCGGGATCGCCGTCGCCGGCGAGCGAGAGAACCTCCGCATACGTCACCGGGCCGCCGAGACGCCGGGCGACCTCCTCCGTGATGCCAGAGATCGTGAGCATCGCCGTCGAACACCCGACGTGCCCCTCGGCGCACACAGGCCCCTCCGGGTCGAGCGGGATGTGGCCGGCGAGCCCGACGCCCGAGTCGCGTCGCGCGACGACGCGATCGTCGATCACGAGGCCGTAACCGACACCGGCCCCCACGGTGACGACGGCGAAGTCGCGCAGACCGCGCCCGGCCCCGAACCAGTGCTCGGCGCGCGTGAGGGCGAGGAGGTCGTTCTCGATCACGAGCCGCGGACCGTCGGGCTGCGCGAGCAGATCGCGCAGCGGAACGTCGACCCACTCGAGGTAGGGCGCGTGGCGCACCACGCCGCGGTCGTCGACGAGCCCGCCGAGCGCCACTCCCACCGCCAGGATCCGCTCTCCTTCGGCCACCTCCTCCACGAGGTCTCGGAGGAGCGCCACGACCGCGTCGGGCGCATGGTCGCCGAGCGGTCGCTCGACCTGCCGGAGGACGCGGGCGCGCAGGTCGGTGGCCACGACGGTCGCCGCGTCGCCCGTCAGCTTCACACCCACGACGACGCCGAGGTCGAGACGGACGTCGAGCGGACGGACGGGCCGGCCGAGCGAGCGGTCGCCGACCTCCTCGCCCTCCACCACGAACCCGACGTCGGTGAGCGTCTTGGTGAGCCGCGTGAGGCTCGCGGGCGACAGGTCGAGGCGGCGACCGAGTTCGGCCCGGGACACGGGACCGTGGATGAGGATCTCGCGGGCGAGTTCGCGCGCCGAGGGGATGAGCCCCTCCGTCGTGACCTGCGCCATCGTGGCCGACCTTCCCGCAGCGCGCGCCGCTCAGCCCATGATGCCCCACGCGGATCGTGGCGGCGACTCGTGACGCGCACTTGACGGTGCTTTATTTCTGTCGTAGAAATAACTCATGCAACGACGCGAACCGCTCCACCTCCACCGCGGCGGCACGAGCCTGGTCATCGACCTGGCCCCCGCCCTTCCCACCGTCCTCTGGTGGGGCGAGGACCTCGGTTCGCCGAGCGACGCGGAACTCCGCGACCTCGCGACGGCGTCGATCCCCCAGCGGGCCTCCGGTGGGCTCGACGACCCGGCGCCCCTCACGCTCCTCCCGCAGAACGCCGACGGCTGGTTCGGCGGGCCGGGACTCCGCGGCCACCGCGCCGGAGGACTCGGCTTCGCTCCCGCCCTCCGCACCACAGACGTCGAGGTCGACGAGGACACGGCGAGCGCCGTCTTCCACGCCGAGGACGCCGCGGCCGGCCTCGCCGCGGTCATCCGGATCGCCATCGGTGCGAGCGGCGTCGTGACGAGCACGATCGAGCTCCGCAACACCGGAACCGACGACTACACGCTCGACGAACTCGTCGTCACCCTCCCCGTCCCCCCGTCGGCCCGCGAGATCCTCGACACGACCGGCCGCCACCTCCACGAGCGCTCCCCACAGCGCCACGCCTTCACGATCGGGACGCACGAGCGCTCGAGCCACCGCGGCCGGCCCGGCGCCGACGCGACGCTCCTGCTCGCCGCCGGCGAGCCCGGCTTCGGCTTCGAGCGCGGCCTCGTGCACGCGCTGCACGTGGGCTGGAGCGGCAACCACGTGATCCGGGCCGAGAAGCGCCCGACAGGGGAGTCCCTCCTCGCGGGCGGCGAGCTGCTGCAGTCGGGCGAGGTCGTGCTCGCGCCGGGCGAGTCCTACGCGACGCCCACCGTCTACGGCAGCTGGGGCGACGGGCTCAACACCCTCTCCGCCCGCCTGCACGAGCACGTGCGCGCTCGTCCGAGCCACCCGTCGCGCCCGCGGCCCGTCACCCTCAACACGTGGGAGGCCGTGTACTTCGACCAGGGCTTCGACAGCCTCGCGGAGCTCGCCGACGTGGCCGCGGAGATCGGCGCCGAGCGCTTCGTGCTCGACGACGGCTGGTTCCGCGGCCGCCGCGACGACACCACGTCCCTCGGCGACTGGTTCGTCGACGAGACGGTGTGGCCCGAGGGACTCCGACCCCTCGCGGATCACGTGCGCTCGCGCGGCCTCGAGTTCGGGCTCTGGTTCGAGCCCGAGATGACGAACCTCGACAGCGACCTGGCGCGCGAGCACCCCGACTGGCTCCTCGCCGTCGCCGGACGGACGCCGCTCCCCGGTCGCCAGCAGTACGTGCTCGACGTCGCGAACCCCGCCGTCTCCGCCTACCTCCTCGAGCGGATGGACGCGCTCATCGGCGAGCTCGGCATCGCGTACATCAAGTGGGACCACAACCGCGACGTCGTCGACGGGGCGTCCTCCACGAGCCGCGGACCGGGCGTCCACCGCGCGACGACCGCACTGTACGGCCTGCTCGCCGAGCTGCGCCGCCGGCACCCCGGCCTCGAGATCGAGTCGTGCGCGTCGGGCGGCGCACGCGTCGACCTCGGCATCCTCGAGCACACCGACCGCGTGTGGACGAGCGACTGCATCGACCCGATCGAACGCCTCGACATCCAGCGCTACACGGGCCTGCTCCTCCCGCCCGAGCTCATGGGCGAGCACGTGAGCGGCCCGACGTCGCACTCCACCGGCCGCACGCTCGGCCTCGACGTCCGCGCGATCGGTGCGATCTTCGGGCACTTCGGTGTGGAGTGGGACGTCCGCGAGGCGACGGCGGACGAACGGGCCCACCTCGCCGACTGGATCACGGCGCACAAGCAGTGGCGCGACCGACTGCACACGGCCCGTACCGTCCACGTCGACGTGACCGACGCGGCCCTCGATGTCCGTGGGGCCGTGAGCCCCGACGGGTCGTGGGGGCTCTTCGCGCTCACCCAGGTGACCACGGGCATCGCCCATCCTCCCGGCCGCTTCACGTTCGCCGGCCTCGACCCGGAGCGCCGCTACACGGTGCGCGCTCCCCACCCGCTCCCCCGCGTCCTCGGACCGGGGCAGTCACCGCTCGCCTGGGCGGAGACGGGGGTGACCCTCTCGGGTCGCGCCCTCATGACGGTCGGGCTGCAACGCCCAATCCTCTTCCCGCAGCACTCCATCCTCATCGAACTCACCACGGACTGACCCCGCCGGCCTCTCGGGGCCGCGCAACGGTACGGCGCTCCACGCGTCGTACCGGCCCTCGACGCGACGTCTCACGTCGCGCTCCTCGGCGTGCCCGCGTCTCCCTCCTCGGAGGGGACCCCGGGCCCGTCTCTCCCATCCAGCGCAAGGAGGCGCACGATGCACCACTCGATCCCCCGGCCCCACGCGGGCCCCCGTCGGAGGCGACGACTGCTCACAGCCATCGTCGTCACCGCCGTCGCCTCGGCGACACTCTCCGGCTGCGCCCCGTCCGGCGACGCGGGCGTCACGACGCTCGACTTCTTCCAGTTCAAAGGAGAGGCCACCGCGGACTTCCAGCGGATCGTCGCCGACTTCGAGGCCGAGAACCCCGACATCGACGTGCAGCTCAACACCGTGCCCGATCCGGACACCGCGCTGCGCACACTGCTCGTGAAGGGCAAGACCCCCGACGTCCTCACCGTGAACGGGTCGGGCAACTACGGCCAGCTCGCCCGCGCCGGAGTCTTCCACGACTTCACCGGGGATCCGCTCGTGGAGCAGCAGAACCCCGCGGTGCTCGACATCCTCGACGCTCTCGGCTCGTTCGAGGGCGATGAGATCAACGCCCTCGGCATGGCGAACAACGCCGACGGCATCGTCTACAACAAGCAGATCTTCGAGGAGCAGGGCCTCGAGGTCCCGACCACGTGGGACGAGCTGATCGCGGTGTGCGACGCGCTCGAGGACGCCGGCATCCCGGCGTTCTACGGCACCCTCGCCGATGCGTGGACGGCGATCCCCGCATGGAACGCGCTCGGCGGACAGCTGCAGCCCGACGACTTCTACGACGACCTCCGCGCGGAGGGCGGCGACGTCGGTCCAGACAGCGCCGTGTCGTTCTCGGCGGACTACACCGAGGCCATGGAGAAGCTCCAGACCCTCTACTCGTACGCGCAGGACGGCTACCGCAGCCGCGGCTACGAAGACGGGAACGCCGCCTTCGCCAACGGCGAGAGCGCGATGTACCTGCAGGGGATCTGGACGATCAACCCGATCCTCGCGGCCAACCCCGACATCGAGCTCGGCGTGTTCCCGTACCCCGCGGGAGAGGACCCGGACGACGTGCGCCTCACCTCGGGCGTCGACGTGGCCGTCACCATCGGACGCGACACCCCGCACCTCGCCGAGGCGCAAAGGTTCGTGGAGTACCTGCTGTCTCCGGAGGTCGTAGACGGCTTCGTCGAGTCGCAAGTGATGTTCTCGACGCTCGCCGACGCCGGCCCCAACCCCAACCCGGTGCTCGCCGAGCTCGTACCCTACTTCGACGACGGCCGGATCATCGGCTTCATCGACCACCAGATCCCCGCGAGCATCCCGCTCCAGCCGATCGTGCAGCAGTACCTGCTGGACGGGAACATGGACGCGGCTCTCGCGAATCTCGACAACGAGTGGCGCAAGGTCGCGCTGCGCTCGACGAGGACAGAGGAATAGACCATGACCACCACCGCACCTCCCAGCCGCGTCCGGCCGCTGCCGGACGCCGACACGCCGCCAGGCGGTTCCGGGGGCGGGACCTCCCGCCGCCGCGTCATCGGCCGCACGCCTCGCGCCTTCTACTGGATGGTCGTCCCGGCGCTCGTGCTCTTCGCGGCGCTCCACACCGTCCCGGCCCTCATCGGCATCTTCTACAGCTTCACGAACTACGCCGGCTACGGAACCTGGGACATCATCGGGATCGGTAACTACGTCGCCCTCTTCCAGGACGACCGCGTGCTCCGCGCCTACGGGTTCACGTTCGGCGTCGCGATCGTCGCGACGATCCTCGTGAACGTGTTCTCGCTGCTCCTCGCGTTGTTCCTCAACGCGAAGATCAAGTTCCAGTCGGCGTTCCGCGGGATCTTCTTCATCCCGTACGTCCTGTCGATCCTCGTGGTCGGGTACGTGTTCCAGTACATCTTCGCGAACTCGCTGCCGCAGATCTTCAGCGGAATCCCGCTCTTCCGCGACAACATCCTCGCGAACCCCGACTGGGCGTGGCTCGCGATCGTGACCCTCACGGTGTGGCAGGGCGTCGCGTTCTCGACGATCCTCTACATCGCCGGACTGCAGACCATCCCGCAGGAGCTCTACGAGGCCTCGTCGATCGACGGCGCCTCGACCGTCCGCCAGTTCTGGGCGATCACGTTCCCGCTCATCGGCGCCTTCTTCACGATCAACATGGTGCTGAGCATGAAGAACTACCTGCAGGTGTTCGACCAGATCATCCCGCTCACCAACGGCGGCCCGGGAACCTCGACGGAGTCGATCACACTGCTGATCTTCCGCGGCGGGTTCCAGGGCGGCGAGTACGCGTACCAGACGACCAACGCCGTCGTGTACCTCGTCGTGATCATCCTCGTCTCGCTCGTGCAGTTCCGCATCCTCCAGCGCCGAGAGGTGGACTTCTGATGACCGCGACCCGCTCCCTCACCGTTCCCGCGACCCGCACCCGGCGCCGCCGCCGAGCGACGGGCGACGATACCCGGAAGGTCAACTGGTGGCTCACGGCCGTCGTGGCCGTGCTCTCGCTCACCGTGCTCATCCCGCTGTACTTCGCCGTGGTGACCGCGCTGAAGACGCCGGACCAGCTCGCGGGCACGGGCTTCGAGCTGCCGACGGCCGTGACGTTCGAGAACTTCGTGAACGCGTGGAACCTCACCGAGTTCCCCCGCACCCTCATGAACACGGCCGTCATCGCAGTCGGGGCCGTGGTGCTCACGCTCCTCACGAACTCGATGGTGTCGTACGCGATCGCGCGGAA
Proteins encoded in this window:
- a CDS encoding carbohydrate ABC transporter permease: MTTTAPPSRVRPLPDADTPPGGSGGGTSRRRVIGRTPRAFYWMVVPALVLFAALHTVPALIGIFYSFTNYAGYGTWDIIGIGNYVALFQDDRVLRAYGFTFGVAIVATILVNVFSLLLALFLNAKIKFQSAFRGIFFIPYVLSILVVGYVFQYIFANSLPQIFSGIPLFRDNILANPDWAWLAIVTLTVWQGVAFSTILYIAGLQTIPQELYEASSIDGASTVRQFWAITFPLIGAFFTINMVLSMKNYLQVFDQIIPLTNGGPGTSTESITLLIFRGGFQGGEYAYQTTNAVVYLVVIILVSLVQFRILQRREVDF
- a CDS encoding alpha-galactosidase, whose translation is MQRREPLHLHRGGTSLVIDLAPALPTVLWWGEDLGSPSDAELRDLATASIPQRASGGLDDPAPLTLLPQNADGWFGGPGLRGHRAGGLGFAPALRTTDVEVDEDTASAVFHAEDAAAGLAAVIRIAIGASGVVTSTIELRNTGTDDYTLDELVVTLPVPPSAREILDTTGRHLHERSPQRHAFTIGTHERSSHRGRPGADATLLLAAGEPGFGFERGLVHALHVGWSGNHVIRAEKRPTGESLLAGGELLQSGEVVLAPGESYATPTVYGSWGDGLNTLSARLHEHVRARPSHPSRPRPVTLNTWEAVYFDQGFDSLAELADVAAEIGAERFVLDDGWFRGRRDDTTSLGDWFVDETVWPEGLRPLADHVRSRGLEFGLWFEPEMTNLDSDLAREHPDWLLAVAGRTPLPGRQQYVLDVANPAVSAYLLERMDALIGELGIAYIKWDHNRDVVDGASSTSRGPGVHRATTALYGLLAELRRRHPGLEIESCASGGARVDLGILEHTDRVWTSDCIDPIERLDIQRYTGLLLPPELMGEHVSGPTSHSTGRTLGLDVRAIGAIFGHFGVEWDVREATADERAHLADWITAHKQWRDRLHTARTVHVDVTDAALDVRGAVSPDGSWGLFALTQVTTGIAHPPGRFTFAGLDPERRYTVRAPHPLPRVLGPGQSPLAWAETGVTLSGRALMTVGLQRPILFPQHSILIELTTD
- a CDS encoding ROK family transcriptional regulator, which encodes MAQVTTEGLIPSARELAREILIHGPVSRAELGRRLDLSPASLTRLTKTLTDVGFVVEGEEVGDRSLGRPVRPLDVRLDLGVVVGVKLTGDAATVVATDLRARVLRQVERPLGDHAPDAVVALLRDLVEEVAEGERILAVGVALGGLVDDRGVVRHAPYLEWVDVPLRDLLAQPDGPRLVIENDLLALTRAEHWFGAGRGLRDFAVVTVGAGVGYGLVIDDRVVARRDSGVGLAGHIPLDPEGPVCAEGHVGCSTAMLTISGITEEVARRLGGPVTYAEVLSLAGDGDPEARAVVGASGVALGRLLALVANLTSVNDIVVSGEGIGLLDVVGDVVRSALDRDRDPLAAPVDLIADVSGFDEWARGAAASAIQSIVLDG
- a CDS encoding ABC transporter substrate-binding protein, which encodes MHHSIPRPHAGPRRRRRLLTAIVVTAVASATLSGCAPSGDAGVTTLDFFQFKGEATADFQRIVADFEAENPDIDVQLNTVPDPDTALRTLLVKGKTPDVLTVNGSGNYGQLARAGVFHDFTGDPLVEQQNPAVLDILDALGSFEGDEINALGMANNADGIVYNKQIFEEQGLEVPTTWDELIAVCDALEDAGIPAFYGTLADAWTAIPAWNALGGQLQPDDFYDDLRAEGGDVGPDSAVSFSADYTEAMEKLQTLYSYAQDGYRSRGYEDGNAAFANGESAMYLQGIWTINPILAANPDIELGVFPYPAGEDPDDVRLTSGVDVAVTIGRDTPHLAEAQRFVEYLLSPEVVDGFVESQVMFSTLADAGPNPNPVLAELVPYFDDGRIIGFIDHQIPASIPLQPIVQQYLLDGNMDAALANLDNEWRKVALRSTRTEE